In the genome of Sinorhizobium chiapasense, the window CCTTTTCTTCAATCGCCCGACCACGTTCCCAAGCAGGTTGTGGTTCTTGCGAAAATCCCAGCCGTGATCGGAGGTCGCCTGCGCCGGATCGTCGGGTACCAGCGTCACCTGCTCCGGCTCGTGCCTTTCGACCAGCTGAAGGAAATCTTCGTTCGGGAAGCCTTCCATGTTGAATTCCGCCTGCGGAAACTCGTCGTCGATCAGGTCGCGGATCGGCTGGAGGTCGGAGAAGCGGATATGGCGCTGGTCCGGGCGCGGGTGAACGGTCAACCCGCTCGCCCCCGCCTGGAGCGCGATGCGGCCGAGGCCGGTGACGGACGGCCAGGGAAGATCGCGCCGGTTGCGCAGCATCGCGACGGCATTCAGATTCACGGACAGTTTTGCGGGCATGTCGAAACTTTCAGAGAGGCCAGGCGTTGCCGAGGTGTTCATTGTGACTATGCCGCTGTTCTACCGCAGATTTTGCAAAACCGGAATCGCCGTTTTGCAAGGTTTCGTCGGCGTTTTGACACGGCCAATATATGTTGATATCAACGTTAATGAGCAGGATGACGGTAAATCGCAGAGAGCGAGAGGAGAGCGATCATGACGACCACACTCATCCCCGCAAACGAGCTGGCGGCCAAGAACCACGCGAGCTTCCCCAACGAAAGCGCCGACTATCGACGCGCACGCAATGCGCTTCTCGCCGAAGAAATCGAGCTCAGGCGCCATATCGAGCGCGTGGCTGAACTGCGCCGCCAATTGCCGCAGGGCGGCGAAGTGACCAAGGACTATCGTTTCGAGGGCGAGAACGGGCCTGTCACGCTCGCCGATCTTTTTGGCGGCAAGGACACGCTCGTCATCTACAGCTACATGTTCGGCCCACAGCGCGAAAAGCCGTGCCCCATGTGCACCTCGCTGATGGGAGCATGGGAGCGCAAGGTGCTGGATATAGAGCGGCGCGTGGCCCTTGCCCTGGTTGCCCGCTCGCCGATCGAGCGGCTGGTGGCTGCGAAGAAGGAACGCGGCTGGACGCAGTTGAGGGTCTATTCCGACGGAGACGGCGCCTTCACCCGCGACTACGTCAGCGCCGAGGATGCCGACGTCCCCGGCTACACGGTCTTCACCCGCCGCGACGGTACCATTCGGCATTTCTGGAGCAGCGAAATGAACGGCAAGATGGCCGACCCCGGCCAGGACCCGCGCGGCGCGCCGGACCTCGACCCTCTGTGGACCCTTCTCGACACCACGCCCGAAGGTCGCGGCAAGGACTGGTATCCGAAGCTCGACTACCGCAACGGGGGATAAAGCACCGCTGCCCCG includes:
- a CDS encoding pyridoxine 5'-phosphate synthase, producing MPAKLSVNLNAVAMLRNRRDLPWPSVTGLGRIALQAGASGLTVHPRPDQRHIRFSDLQPIRDLIDDEFPQAEFNMEGFPNEDFLQLVERHEPEQVTLVPDDPAQATSDHGWDFRKNHNLLGNVVGRLKKRGFRVSLFADGDPDPEALKIAKETGADRIELYTGPYGGCYDDPEKAERIAGELGRTAEIALGLGLAVNAGHDLTVANLPLLAKHIPALAEVSIGHGLTADALEYGMAETVRRFRRACGESV
- a CDS encoding DUF899 family protein; translation: MTTTLIPANELAAKNHASFPNESADYRRARNALLAEEIELRRHIERVAELRRQLPQGGEVTKDYRFEGENGPVTLADLFGGKDTLVIYSYMFGPQREKPCPMCTSLMGAWERKVLDIERRVALALVARSPIERLVAAKKERGWTQLRVYSDGDGAFTRDYVSAEDADVPGYTVFTRRDGTIRHFWSSEMNGKMADPGQDPRGAPDLDPLWTLLDTTPEGRGKDWYPKLDYRNGG